In one Moritella sp. 5 genomic region, the following are encoded:
- a CDS encoding saccharopine dehydrogenase family protein, whose translation MAKRIVVLGLGRIGGAIAQILHSHDDYEVTGADISPHAVARFSHQFPTKLLSKTSSEIRDYNDILAGQDAVISALSFNDNPYVAQAALANGCSYFDLTEDVRCTQAIKEIALAAAPGQVFMPQCGLAPGFIGILGYSFRHNFDRLDSLKLRVGALPEYPSNQMMYNLTWSTEGLINEYANPCESIKNHIPTLTEPLEGREVFSISGVEYEAFNTSGGLANLCYTLDGQLRELTYKTIRYPGHCKLMKFLFHDLRLGEEGKRRDMLMEIFESSVATTMQDLVLISVVATGYVDEKLRQCSRTFLLRHTAEQSAIQISTASAAVTTVDLILNSREPRQGFVEQETLDIEDFLGNEFAKAYRDAELSI comes from the coding sequence ATGGCAAAACGAATTGTTGTTTTAGGGCTTGGACGTATTGGTGGTGCAATTGCCCAAATTTTACATAGTCATGACGATTATGAGGTCACAGGGGCAGATATAAGCCCGCATGCCGTGGCTCGTTTTAGTCATCAATTCCCCACTAAATTATTATCAAAAACATCCTCTGAAATACGCGATTATAATGACATTCTTGCAGGGCAAGACGCGGTGATTTCAGCGCTATCATTCAATGATAATCCTTACGTTGCACAGGCAGCCTTAGCCAATGGTTGTAGCTACTTTGATTTAACCGAAGATGTACGTTGTACACAAGCGATTAAAGAGATTGCATTAGCCGCAGCACCGGGCCAGGTATTCATGCCTCAATGTGGTTTAGCTCCGGGTTTTATTGGTATTTTGGGTTACAGTTTTAGACATAATTTTGACCGTCTAGATAGTCTTAAATTACGCGTAGGTGCCTTACCTGAATATCCATCCAATCAAATGATGTATAACCTGACGTGGTCAACAGAAGGGTTAATTAACGAATATGCAAATCCCTGTGAATCCATAAAAAATCATATTCCGACATTAACAGAACCGCTAGAAGGCAGAGAAGTATTTTCTATCTCAGGTGTTGAATATGAAGCGTTTAATACCTCTGGAGGCTTGGCAAACCTTTGTTATACCTTAGACGGTCAACTGCGAGAATTAACTTATAAAACAATCCGCTATCCTGGGCATTGTAAGCTGATGAAGTTCTTATTTCATGACTTACGGTTAGGGGAGGAGGGTAAACGTCGAGATATGTTAATGGAGATATTTGAAAGCTCTGTCGCGACTACAATGCAAGATCTGGTACTGATCTCTGTGGTAGCGACTGGTTATGTCGACGAAAAATTAAGACAGTGTAGTCGTACTTTTTTACTTCGACACACAGCAGAGCAAAGTGCGATCCAAATATCGACAGCCAGCGCCGCAGTGACCACGGTGGATTTAATTTTAAATAGTCGTGAACCAAGACAGGGTTTCGTTGAACAAGAGACGCTAGACATTGAAGACTTTTTGGGCAATGAGTTTGCGAAAGCTTATCGAGACGCAGAATTAAGTATTTAA
- a CDS encoding aldehyde dehydrogenase family protein has product MHEAILKTVLGRFYAHDKCYGSAYLGDQRFVSDSHVNVISPNDGQSFASISHAESDVIKQVISNAKTEFYHWRSVPAPQRGELVRLFAEKARAAKHQLATMISLESGKPFQESLGEVQELIDVCDFAVGLSRQLYGLTIATERPNHRMMEQWHPIGPVVIITAFNFPMAVWAWNATLSLICGNSIIWKPSSQTPLSALACHQLLLSAITEFGGNKELSSIVFGEKTQVEQLVDHKDVALVSATGSCAMGRAVNCRVAARMGRTLLELGGNNAMIVCPSADLELAIRAITFSALGTSGQRCTTLRRLIVHSSLKHQVLSKLEAIYKTVSIGDPFDEHNLMGPLINQKSIDAMKTSICTAIEQGGILITGGDEGEYSKGKGTKGCGFYIRPAIIDIEPTAEIVQQETFAPLLYVHSYDSLEQAIVIQNSVSQGLSSAIFTKDMAEAEIFMSARGSDCGLVNVNIGTSGAEIGGAFGGEKDTGGGRESGSDAWKSYMRRTTNTINYGCELPLAQGISFDMPKGD; this is encoded by the coding sequence ATGCATGAAGCAATTTTGAAAACAGTACTTGGTCGTTTTTATGCTCACGATAAGTGCTACGGTAGTGCTTATCTTGGTGATCAGCGTTTTGTTAGTGATAGCCATGTTAATGTCATCAGTCCTAACGATGGACAGTCATTTGCTTCAATAAGCCACGCGGAATCCGATGTGATCAAACAGGTCATTAGCAATGCCAAAACCGAATTTTATCATTGGCGTAGTGTGCCTGCTCCACAGCGTGGTGAATTAGTGCGACTGTTTGCCGAAAAAGCACGTGCAGCAAAGCATCAATTAGCCACCATGATTAGCCTTGAATCGGGTAAGCCATTTCAAGAAAGTTTAGGGGAAGTGCAAGAGCTGATTGATGTGTGTGATTTCGCTGTTGGTCTATCGCGACAGCTTTATGGATTAACCATTGCGACCGAAAGACCTAATCATAGAATGATGGAACAATGGCATCCTATTGGCCCTGTTGTGATCATTACTGCGTTTAATTTTCCCATGGCGGTATGGGCTTGGAATGCCACATTGAGTTTGATTTGTGGTAATAGCATTATTTGGAAACCATCAAGTCAAACGCCACTCAGCGCATTGGCTTGTCATCAATTATTATTGTCAGCCATTACAGAGTTTGGGGGGAATAAGGAACTTAGCAGTATCGTGTTCGGTGAGAAAACGCAGGTTGAACAATTGGTCGATCATAAGGACGTTGCATTGGTATCAGCGACAGGCTCATGCGCCATGGGGCGAGCGGTTAATTGCCGTGTCGCTGCGAGAATGGGGCGTACGCTACTAGAGCTTGGCGGTAATAATGCCATGATTGTGTGTCCGAGTGCGGATCTTGAGTTAGCTATTCGGGCTATCACGTTTTCAGCATTGGGCACGAGCGGGCAGCGCTGTACAACGTTGCGTAGGTTGATTGTGCATAGTAGCCTTAAACATCAAGTACTAAGCAAGCTTGAGGCGATTTATAAAACAGTGAGTATTGGCGACCCCTTTGATGAACATAATTTAATGGGCCCCTTGATTAACCAGAAATCCATTGATGCGATGAAAACAAGTATTTGTACGGCCATTGAGCAAGGAGGGATACTCATTACGGGTGGCGATGAAGGGGAGTACTCAAAGGGCAAAGGTACAAAAGGATGCGGCTTTTATATTAGGCCTGCCATTATTGATATTGAACCGACGGCAGAGATTGTTCAGCAAGAAACATTTGCACCCTTACTTTATGTGCACAGCTATGATTCACTTGAGCAAGCTATTGTTATTCAAAATAGCGTAAGTCAGGGCTTATCTTCCGCTATCTTCACTAAAGACATGGCTGAAGCCGAAATATTTATGAGTGCAAGAGGTTCTGATTGTGGGCTTGTGAATGTCAATATCGGTACGTCCGGTGCGGAAATTGGTGGTGCGTTTGGCGGTGAGAAAGACACGGGTGGCGGTCGAGAAAGTGGTTCCGATGCATGGAAGAGTTACATGCGCCGCACCACTAATACCATTAATTACGGCTGTGAGTTACCCTTGGCGCAAGGTATTAGTTTCGATATGCCAAAAGGTGATTAG
- a CDS encoding helix-turn-helix transcriptional regulator — protein sequence MLVLIDEISALEKSLLSLPWSNRDKLNDILFSLTKEPSNTDTIEQWAKTIHVSPRTLARMFQKELGMTFTEWRMRVKLFYAIEQLHDGKSVTYIALELGYSTPSAFIAAFRKIMGKSPLEYITV from the coding sequence ATGCTTGTTCTGATTGATGAAATATCGGCATTGGAAAAATCTTTATTATCATTACCATGGTCAAATAGAGATAAATTGAATGATATTCTATTTTCATTGACTAAAGAACCAAGTAATACAGACACTATTGAACAATGGGCTAAGACGATTCATGTTAGTCCAAGAACATTAGCAAGAATGTTCCAAAAAGAGCTCGGTATGACATTTACAGAATGGCGTATGCGAGTAAAGTTATTTTATGCCATTGAGCAATTACACGATGGAAAATCGGTAACATACATCGCACTAGAATTAGGATATAGCACACCGAGTGCTTTCATCGCAGCCTTTCGTAAAATAATGGGTAAATCACCATTAGAATATATTACGGTTTAA
- a CDS encoding AraC family transcriptional regulator has translation MQKENQKQVNRFTRIGKLLDFINENIDQPLSVELLADKSCWSRWQLQRVFHLETGLNLAQYVRELKLSLAAEQLLGSKTRIVDIALALGFSSEVSFSRTFKNMFSYSPMAYRRRGKRLGLRTPIKLCSRVLDSFDLEARLLQIRIETRPEFTLHCTSGIISGLFSLTPNYQQQVPLIWSEFVENLPEAEMLSVLSESSSLAADIELIGVIGVIKANDDIDAIPYWAGSTAGALLGTTSLDTIDVPAQEYAVIPFTGPIKQLEQVLAWLFSHWIPDSNYDSVDGYELEVYPVNYDPEDSSSYMEYWLPIEPRS, from the coding sequence ATGCAAAAAGAAAACCAAAAACAAGTTAACCGTTTTACTCGCATCGGAAAGTTGTTGGATTTTATCAATGAAAACATAGACCAACCGTTATCTGTTGAGCTACTAGCGGATAAAAGTTGCTGGTCTCGTTGGCAATTACAGCGTGTATTTCATCTTGAAACGGGACTGAATCTTGCACAGTATGTGCGAGAGCTGAAGCTGAGTTTAGCGGCAGAGCAATTATTAGGCAGTAAAACTCGGATTGTTGATATCGCGTTGGCGTTAGGTTTTAGCTCTGAAGTTAGCTTTAGTCGTACGTTTAAAAATATGTTTTCGTATTCACCAATGGCGTATCGACGACGTGGTAAACGCCTTGGCTTACGCACACCAATTAAACTCTGTTCAAGGGTATTAGATAGCTTTGATTTAGAGGCTCGATTATTACAAATCCGTATTGAAACCCGCCCAGAATTTACGCTTCACTGCACATCTGGCATTATTTCAGGATTGTTTTCATTAACACCTAATTACCAACAGCAAGTCCCGCTCATTTGGTCTGAATTTGTTGAAAACTTGCCTGAAGCTGAAATGCTGTCCGTATTGAGTGAAAGCTCATCATTGGCTGCGGATATAGAGTTGATTGGTGTTATTGGAGTGATTAAAGCCAATGATGATATAGATGCGATCCCTTATTGGGCGGGCAGCACTGCGGGTGCTTTACTCGGTACCACGTCACTAGATACTATAGATGTACCTGCACAAGAGTATGCCGTTATTCCATTTACAGGTCCGATTAAACAATTAGAACAAGTACTTGCTTGGTTATTTTCACATTGGATACCGGATTCAAATTATGACAGTGTTGATGGTTATGAATTGGAAGTCTATCCGGTAAATTATGACCCTGAAGATTCATCTTCTTATATGGAATATTGGCTACCAATCGAACCTCGTAGCTAA
- a CDS encoding TonB-dependent siderophore receptor — MKHQPARILSPVAFAIICALSSSAFAEQSSRDNTEEQMTVFGKAYRNTATKTALAPMDTPQAISDVDRDTLDLRGVKSVAEALRYVPAVNTELRGGAVSRLDLFNIRGFINYQNFYDGLPLMFNGWNLQPQIDSIALEQVEVFKGPTSVLYGNIPPGGMVNLIAKSPQQEQSTDVTVTGGDFNRKGLSIDSTGQIADTNLSYRVVGMVRKKDGQADTSEEERYVLAPSLDWQVSDKTLINFNIYYQNDPSAGIYTSVPGAGSVLSNPNGQLDSSIFTGDENWNTYEREVLMLGYKINHEFNNSWAFLMNARYMDADAYQENTYNGVLDADMRTLARHAYLTDETSQSFVIDNQISGRFNTASAEHNVLLGFDYQQLDSRIIYKDTNDWSGTSSVAPIDIFAPNHQQIDGSSLNFNYTSDFDLESRQVGIYVQDQLLLGNWVVIAGGRYDQYEQTSTDHASGADTAVALDQDNFAFRLGGLYNFDNGLAPYVSYAQSFEPVVGKDRHGNAFVPSTGEQWEAGLKYESADMSKKFVVSLFNITKQNDLTRDPTGTPYDKVQTGETQSRGVEVEANTMLTDNMDLAVSYTYMDMKVTEDNTGLEGKTPIWVPKHAANVWLNYYLYNGMAAGTTVGTGIRYVGETQIDALNSDQVPDYTLVDLSVSYDLSYLSDSLDGSSISVVASNLFGTEYYSCYDTNNCWFGAERDITANVKFNF; from the coding sequence ATGAAGCACCAACCTGCCCGTATATTATCCCCAGTGGCGTTTGCCATTATTTGCGCGTTATCGAGTTCAGCTTTTGCCGAGCAGTCAAGTCGCGATAATACTGAAGAGCAAATGACTGTCTTTGGTAAAGCTTATCGAAATACAGCGACAAAAACAGCCCTGGCGCCTATGGACACACCTCAAGCAATCTCTGATGTTGATAGAGATACGTTAGACTTACGCGGAGTTAAGTCGGTAGCAGAAGCACTGCGTTACGTACCAGCTGTGAATACTGAACTAAGGGGGGGCGCGGTTTCTCGATTAGATTTATTTAATATTCGTGGTTTTATTAACTATCAGAATTTTTATGATGGTTTGCCGCTGATGTTTAATGGCTGGAATTTACAGCCACAAATTGATTCAATTGCACTTGAACAAGTCGAAGTATTTAAGGGACCAACCTCTGTTTTGTATGGCAATATCCCACCGGGCGGTATGGTCAATCTCATTGCTAAATCGCCACAACAAGAACAAAGTACGGATGTGACAGTGACAGGGGGAGATTTTAATCGTAAAGGACTCTCTATTGATTCAACAGGCCAGATTGCCGATACAAATTTATCTTATCGTGTTGTTGGTATGGTGCGTAAGAAAGATGGTCAAGCAGATACCTCTGAAGAAGAGCGTTATGTATTGGCGCCATCTTTAGATTGGCAGGTCTCTGATAAGACGCTCATTAATTTTAATATTTATTACCAAAATGATCCATCCGCAGGTATTTATACATCAGTACCTGGGGCGGGGAGTGTGTTATCAAATCCTAACGGGCAGCTTGATTCGAGTATTTTCACAGGTGATGAAAATTGGAATACCTATGAGCGTGAAGTATTGATGCTGGGCTATAAAATTAACCATGAGTTTAATAATAGCTGGGCCTTCTTGATGAATGCGCGTTACATGGATGCGGATGCTTACCAAGAAAATACCTATAATGGCGTGCTTGATGCTGATATGCGTACCTTAGCTCGGCATGCTTACCTTACCGATGAAACATCACAGAGTTTTGTCATAGATAACCAAATATCAGGACGTTTTAACACTGCCTCGGCTGAACATAACGTGCTGTTAGGGTTTGATTATCAGCAACTCGATTCACGTATTATTTATAAAGACACGAATGATTGGAGTGGTACTAGTAGTGTAGCGCCAATTGATATATTTGCTCCTAACCATCAACAAATTGACGGTAGCTCGCTTAATTTCAACTATACCTCTGACTTTGATCTAGAAAGTCGCCAAGTCGGCATCTATGTACAAGACCAGTTATTACTGGGTAATTGGGTTGTGATTGCTGGTGGTCGTTATGACCAATATGAACAAACATCAACAGACCATGCTTCAGGAGCCGATACAGCCGTTGCACTGGATCAAGATAACTTTGCTTTCCGTTTAGGTGGTTTATACAACTTTGATAATGGCTTAGCACCTTATGTTAGCTATGCACAGAGCTTTGAGCCTGTAGTGGGAAAAGATCGCCACGGGAATGCGTTTGTACCATCGACGGGTGAACAGTGGGAAGCGGGTCTGAAGTATGAATCTGCAGATATGAGTAAAAAGTTTGTTGTTTCACTGTTTAACATTACTAAGCAGAATGATTTAACGCGTGATCCGACAGGCACACCATACGATAAAGTTCAAACGGGTGAAACTCAGTCTAGAGGTGTCGAGGTTGAAGCGAATACAATGCTAACCGACAATATGGATCTTGCGGTGAGTTATACCTATATGGACATGAAAGTGACTGAGGATAATACTGGGTTGGAAGGTAAAACGCCGATTTGGGTACCGAAACATGCTGCTAATGTGTGGTTAAATTATTATCTTTATAACGGAATGGCTGCAGGTACGACTGTCGGTACGGGTATCCGTTATGTGGGTGAAACACAGATTGATGCTCTGAATAGCGATCAAGTACCTGATTACACATTAGTTGATCTGTCAGTTTCTTATGACCTGTCTTATTTAAGCGACAGTTTAGATGGTTCAAGTATTTCTGTGGTAGCAAGTAACTTGTTTGGAACTGAATATTATTCTTGTTATGACACGAATAATTGCTGGTTTGGTGCTGAACGTGATATCACAGCTAACGTGAAATTTAACTTTTAA
- a CDS encoding ABC transporter ATP-binding protein, with translation MFKLNNVIVNRDGRDILAIDHLHIDSHEFTVILGHNGSGKSTLAQVLAGQLKPDNGKVEFSEQTMSSLSTKLLAQNIAFLPQRLPEVAGLTVKELVRLGRFAWRGTFGRYNQQDTDIIQTAMQQTDIVQFSDHIADSLSGGERQRAWIAMLLAQQSKVLILDEPTSALDVGHQYDLLSLLQSLNKDTGQGVIVILHDINLALRFATRVVALKQGKVSFSGDHSKLLDSEKLSALYGTDIKLIAHPSRDEKVAVVC, from the coding sequence ATGTTTAAATTGAACAATGTCATTGTGAACCGTGATGGGCGAGATATCTTAGCTATTGATCACCTGCACATCGATAGTCATGAGTTTACGGTGATCCTCGGTCACAATGGATCTGGCAAGTCGACCTTAGCACAAGTATTAGCAGGTCAGTTAAAACCTGATAACGGTAAGGTTGAGTTCTCAGAACAAACAATGAGCTCACTATCAACAAAACTATTAGCGCAGAATATTGCGTTTTTACCTCAACGTTTACCCGAAGTCGCAGGGTTAACAGTGAAAGAACTTGTGCGGTTAGGACGTTTTGCTTGGCGTGGTACCTTCGGGCGTTATAACCAACAAGACACGGATATTATCCAAACGGCAATGCAACAAACCGATATTGTGCAATTTTCCGATCATATTGCAGATAGTCTTTCTGGAGGTGAACGCCAAAGAGCGTGGATTGCGATGTTGTTGGCACAGCAATCAAAGGTATTAATCTTGGATGAACCGACATCTGCACTTGATGTTGGCCATCAATATGATTTGCTATCACTATTGCAATCCCTTAATAAAGATACTGGGCAGGGAGTGATCGTTATCCTACATGATATCAATTTAGCACTAAGATTTGCGACGCGTGTGGTTGCTTTAAAACAAGGGAAAGTGAGTTTTTCAGGTGATCACAGTAAGTTGTTAGATAGCGAAAAACTCTCTGCCTTGTATGGTACTGATATTAAATTAATAGCTCATCCGAGCCGAGATGAGAAGGTTGCTGTTGTATGTTAA
- a CDS encoding iron-siderophore ABC transporter substrate-binding protein, which yields MTKFVQLFIVSVLLVTPLFSQAEITVTDSQGNKQLVQYAQRIVVLNWDLAEQILELGVTPVGMPDIAGYKEWVSKPEVPAEVQDIGTRVEPNYEKIAALKPDVIIFASPQADLQSKLERIAPVLFYQTFSASHDNAQAAIDNFLNLAGVVNRQDLAEQKLKAMADKLGDLKQRLLLAYDGKLPKVTTMRFASTTSVFLYGGNSMPEYALKQLGIKPALDLPVTQWGIVQKRISDLHTITDGTVLYFEPFDKKQALSRSRLWQSMPFVRGKRVNSVATSWSYGGAMSIQYIAEGITESLLALAANSNEMSAN from the coding sequence ATGACTAAATTTGTTCAATTATTTATCGTATCGGTACTGCTAGTAACACCGTTATTCTCACAGGCCGAAATAACGGTAACAGACAGCCAAGGTAACAAGCAGCTAGTGCAATATGCACAGCGTATTGTCGTGCTTAATTGGGATCTGGCCGAGCAAATATTAGAACTCGGTGTCACTCCTGTTGGTATGCCTGACATTGCGGGTTATAAGGAATGGGTAAGTAAGCCTGAAGTGCCTGCTGAAGTGCAAGACATTGGTACCCGAGTTGAGCCTAATTATGAAAAGATCGCAGCGCTGAAACCGGATGTTATTATTTTTGCATCACCGCAAGCTGATTTGCAAAGTAAATTGGAGCGAATAGCACCTGTATTATTTTATCAAACTTTTAGTGCATCTCATGATAATGCACAAGCAGCAATAGACAATTTTCTCAATTTAGCTGGTGTTGTGAATAGGCAAGATCTTGCAGAACAAAAGCTCAAAGCAATGGCAGATAAGCTCGGTGATTTAAAGCAGCGCTTATTACTGGCTTACGATGGGAAATTGCCAAAAGTTACTACAATGCGTTTTGCGAGTACAACATCTGTGTTTCTGTATGGCGGTAATTCGATGCCAGAATATGCCTTAAAGCAATTAGGTATAAAACCAGCGCTAGACCTGCCTGTAACCCAATGGGGTATAGTACAAAAACGTATCTCTGACCTACATACAATTACGGATGGGACTGTGTTGTACTTTGAACCATTTGATAAAAAACAGGCATTATCTCGTTCAAGGCTATGGCAGTCGATGCCTTTTGTTCGGGGTAAGCGTGTTAATAGTGTTGCGACAAGTTGGAGTTATGGTGGGGCAATGTCAATTCAATACATTGCGGAAGGAATCACCGAAAGCTTATTAGCGCTAGCGGCTAATTCGAATGAAATGTCCGCTAATTAG
- the fhuB gene encoding Fe(3+)-hydroxamate ABC transporter permease FhuB, with protein MLRYLMTVLALMLALFLSLQLQTELTITEQLALICGLEPRVFVEVDFVFAILPRLVIAILVGASLGLVGSLMQQLTQNPLLSPLTFGTSSGAWLALVLVAVFFPDLGIENSNIFALFGALLAMALVLLITGLNNLSGLPVILAGMAVNLLLGALATAVILLNDQYAKNLFIWGAGDLAQNGWDWVYWLMPRMLVGLIILAVAPRVLTLMRIGQQGASARGLNIMPVFLLLLLVGVWLISSVITAVGVIGFVGLLTPNIARFLGARTARDELYYSLLLGALFLVLTDSLAAWLSQFTLDFIPSGTAAAVIGAPALIWFSRSALKAQDQMVFRLPQGISRLNSRVFIAILVSLLLSVTLSSVFVMQDSAWTFAWPDAFSWSIRWPRILTSLSAGAGLAVAGTILQRLIHNPLASPDILGISAGAIFALVFASMFWGITIFEAGPLVAFVGAMGALVIILLLGKKHDYSPPKLILTGIALTALIEAFVQFALARGNDDVYGILAWLAGSSYRVSADQAVTLAVSVMLLLLLAFSLSRWLTLISAGKEMAFSRGLNGSAAFVLLLCLVALLVAFVTANMGPVAFIGLLAPHMAAMLGAKSVKQQLLVSALLGGFLVQFSDWLGQVVLYPAQLAAGILVSLIGGSYFIFLLIKGRLTT; from the coding sequence ATGTTGAGGTATTTAATGACAGTGCTGGCGTTGATGCTAGCGCTGTTTTTATCGTTGCAGTTACAAACTGAATTAACGATCACTGAGCAGTTAGCATTAATCTGTGGTTTAGAACCACGCGTGTTTGTTGAGGTCGATTTTGTTTTCGCTATTTTACCACGCTTGGTTATTGCTATTTTGGTGGGGGCAAGCTTAGGTTTAGTCGGCAGTTTAATGCAACAGTTAACGCAAAACCCACTGTTATCGCCATTGACTTTTGGCACCTCTTCGGGTGCTTGGTTAGCCTTGGTATTAGTGGCGGTATTTTTTCCTGATTTAGGTATTGAAAATAGTAATATTTTTGCCTTATTTGGGGCGTTATTGGCAATGGCGTTAGTGTTACTGATTACTGGACTTAATAACCTTTCAGGTTTGCCCGTTATTCTTGCAGGAATGGCGGTTAATTTATTACTTGGTGCATTGGCGACTGCGGTTATTTTACTTAATGATCAATATGCTAAAAATTTGTTTATTTGGGGCGCAGGTGATCTTGCTCAAAATGGTTGGGATTGGGTGTATTGGTTAATGCCACGTATGCTGGTTGGTTTGATCATTTTAGCGGTAGCACCACGAGTATTAACGTTAATGCGTATTGGTCAGCAAGGTGCGAGCGCTCGAGGTCTTAACATTATGCCGGTATTTTTGCTGTTATTACTAGTAGGTGTATGGCTAATATCATCTGTAATTACAGCCGTTGGTGTGATCGGTTTTGTTGGATTATTAACGCCTAATATAGCCCGATTTTTAGGCGCAAGAACCGCACGTGATGAACTCTATTATAGCTTGTTATTAGGGGCGCTATTTTTAGTGTTAACGGATAGTTTAGCCGCATGGTTAAGTCAGTTTACACTCGATTTTATACCGAGTGGAACCGCAGCCGCAGTGATTGGTGCACCTGCGCTTATTTGGTTTAGTCGAAGTGCCTTAAAGGCACAAGATCAAATGGTATTTCGTTTACCACAAGGTATTAGTCGTTTAAATAGTCGGGTTTTTATTGCTATTTTAGTCAGTCTGCTGCTCTCTGTGACGTTATCAAGTGTCTTCGTTATGCAAGATAGCGCTTGGACATTCGCATGGCCTGATGCATTTTCTTGGTCGATACGATGGCCGCGTATTTTAACATCTTTATCTGCGGGGGCTGGCTTAGCGGTTGCTGGTACAATTTTACAACGTTTGATTCATAATCCTCTTGCGAGCCCTGATATTTTAGGCATTTCAGCAGGGGCTATTTTTGCGTTAGTATTTGCGAGTATGTTTTGGGGTATTACTATTTTCGAAGCGGGTCCACTGGTTGCATTTGTTGGTGCTATGGGGGCGTTAGTGATTATTTTACTTTTAGGTAAAAAACATGATTATTCACCGCCGAAATTAATTCTTACTGGTATTGCGTTAACGGCATTAATTGAAGCCTTTGTACAATTTGCGCTAGCGCGTGGTAATGATGATGTTTATGGTATTTTAGCTTGGTTGGCGGGTTCTAGCTACAGAGTTAGTGCAGATCAAGCGGTGACTCTTGCCGTGAGTGTCATGTTATTATTACTATTAGCGTTTTCACTGTCACGTTGGTTAACATTAATATCTGCGGGCAAAGAAATGGCGTTTTCGCGAGGGTTAAATGGATCCGCGGCGTTTGTATTATTACTCTGTTTGGTCGCATTACTGGTGGCGTTTGTCACTGCTAATATGGGACCTGTTGCCTTTATTGGTTTACTTGCACCTCATATGGCTGCGATGTTAGGCGCAAAAAGTGTCAAACAACAACTGTTGGTTAGCGCGTTACTGGGGGGATTTTTAGTGCAATTTTCTGATTGGCTTGGTCAGGTTGTGTTATATCCGGCTCAGTTGGCTGCTGGTATTCTGGTTTCTCTTATCGGTGGAAGCTATTTTATTTTCTTATTGATTAAAGGTCGATTAACTACTTAG
- a CDS encoding GNAT family N-acetyltransferase, with protein MIIRKAELDDIDAISQLITPLVIKYILPTCSKEGGQLILNSMAPNCIANYLDAGHEYHVAELNGELVGVVGMKDNAHLYHLFVADSQQGKGLSRTLWELARDVCFTNGNEGLFTVNSAINATDVYLKFGFVPVSGVRERAGIKDMPMELTLCH; from the coding sequence ATGATAATAAGAAAAGCCGAGTTAGATGATATTGATGCAATCAGCCAGTTAATCACGCCACTTGTCATTAAATACATTTTACCTACTTGTAGCAAAGAGGGTGGGCAGCTAATTCTGAACTCTATGGCACCAAATTGTATCGCTAACTATTTAGATGCAGGCCATGAATATCATGTCGCAGAATTAAATGGCGAACTAGTTGGTGTTGTCGGGATGAAAGATAATGCGCATTTGTACCATTTATTTGTTGCTGATTCACAACAAGGGAAGGGGTTATCTAGAACGTTATGGGAACTGGCAAGAGACGTATGCTTTACCAATGGTAACGAAGGTCTGTTTACGGTTAATTCAGCTATAAATGCGACAGACGTATATCTAAAATTTGGCTTTGTGCCTGTGAGTGGCGTTCGGGAAAGAGCAGGTATTAAAGATATGCCAATGGAATTGACTTTATGTCATTAA